Below is a window of Longimicrobiaceae bacterium DNA.
TGAAGACCTGGATCTTGAGCTGGAAGCGAAGCGCCGTCTGCCGATGCATGGTCATCTCCGGTTGCGCGTTGCCGTCTCTCCCTCGCGCCTCCCCTGGCGCAACCGAAAGAACGCCTGGCCTCGCCACGGAGTCTCCTCCACCGCGTCACGTCCACGGCACGGCTCAGCCGCCGGACGGCATCCTCACCCGTCGTTTGGCCGGTAGGCGCACTGCCGGATCGATGAGCCTCCCCTCCACGGTCGATCCGCATCTCCGTACCATCCCGACAGTTGGCCACGCCCTTGCCTGCGCAGCCGCGCCGGTCGGCAGTGGGTCCGGGTCGTGCATCAACCAACCCGGACGAATCCCGAGACCAATCCGCACGATGAAACCTTTCACCGGTCCCGGGCGTCTGTATACGCAGAACCGGTACGGCTTCGCGCGCGCGGGCTACGGCAGTGGACGCACTCAGACCAGCGAGGGTGAGATGGACACTCGGCGGATCGTAGACGGACAGGGCACGGAATGGATGGTATCGGAAGGGTACGTGTGGACGCCGATGTCGCACGCGGCGCCCGCCGTGTTCCTGGTCTTCCGCGACGGCGCGGGCCGCGAGCTTCGCGCCGACGACGTGCCGCCGCTCGCCCACGCGACGGACGCCCAGCTGCGCGCCCTGCTCCGTTTCCTGCGCGGCCACACCCCGGCCGACGCCGCATCTCCCGGCTCGCCCGCATCCCGCATCTTCCCGCGCTCGCTCCACCCGCCCGCGACGGCGGCCGCCTGATCTTCGCCCCGGTCAGCAAGGGCTGATGCCGGCCCGGCCTCTCCGATGCATCGCATGCGAATCCTCGCGGCCAACGTGGCGGCGAGGATTTCGTTTTCCGATCCTCCGTTCGATATTCCGCGTGCTCCTGACGGTTGCGCCTGACGATCCGCATCTCCACCTGGTGAACGAGATGTCAGCTCCGCATCATCCCGATTCCAACCGCGCCGGGGCGCATCATCATGCGACTGGACGCCGGCCCGCGGGCATCCTGCGGATCGTCGCCGTCATTTCGGTCGTGGCGGCTGCGGGCGGCTGCGCGCTGAACCGCGTGCGCGACGAGCCGGGCGTGGTGAGCGGGACCGTGAAGGTGTCGCCGAAGATGCGGCTGAACCCCGGCGACTACGTGCACGTCACGCTGTACGCTCCCGCGGGCGAGATAGCGGAGGACGTGGTGCGCGCGCCTCGAAAGCTGCCCGTGAGTTTCGTGCTGCGGTACGATCCCGCGCAGATCGACCCCGCGCGCCTCTATTACGTCCGCGCGGCGGTGCTCGATAGCGCACGGCACCTCCGGGCGCTGGCGATCGAGCATTACCCGGTGATCACGCTGGGCGGAACGAACGAGGCGCGCGTCGTCGCGGTGCCAAACGCGGCGGCCACCGCGTCCGGCGTGCCCGCGCTGTTCCGGTGCGCGGGCGGAGCGAGCTTCCGCGTGGAGCTGGGCTGGACCCGCGCATACCTGACCCTCGGAGAGAAGAGCCTGGAGCTGCCCGTCGCCGGCCGGTCCCACCGCCGTTTCGCCGATGCCACGCACACGCTCACGCTCCGAGGCGACTCCGCGCGGCTGGAGCGCGCCGGCCAGCCCGCCCTGGAGTGCGCCGGCGAGCCGATGCTGGGCTGGAGCATGTTCGACCGTGGGGAAGTGGATCTTTACGCGCGGAGCACGGAACCTGGCGCGTACTCCGCCGACCACTGGCTGATGACGGTTCGCGAGGGCGCACGCATCGAGTTCCGCACCAACGGCTGGCGGACACGCGTTCTCACCTCCGCGCCGCACCGCAAGGTGGACCGCCGCACCGGGCGCATCACCTACCGCGCCCATTCCCCAGCGCACCGCCTGATCGTCGTCGCCGAGCCGGGAGCGTGCGCGGACGGAGGCGACACGTTCCCCATGCGTGTGACCGTGCTGCTGGACCGGCGCGAGCTCCACGGCTGCGGCGGGCCTTCCGCCTACCCCCAAGCAGCGGCCACGCCACGCTGAGATCCCCGGCGGCCCGCGGATTGAATATCGCGCCGCGCCTCCCCGCCGCTTTCGCCGCGGGCCCGATCTGCTATCTTCCCGCCGCTCGCGTCACGTCAGCACGCCGGGGAGCCCGCCTTGCCGCCCTCGTCCGCCCGCCTGCCACACGCCGTCCTGTTCGACCTGGACGGCACGCTCGTCGACACGTTCCGCCTGTACGTGGAGTGTTACCGCCGCGCGCTGGCGCCGTACCTGTCCCGCGTGCCGGACGAGGCGGAGATCGTCGCCCGCCGGCCCGCGTCGGAGCGGCGCTTCCTGGCGGACTGGATCGGCGAGCGGTACGCGGAGGACTGCCACGCCGCCATGCTCCGCCACTACGCCGCCCTCCACGCCTCTCTCGGCGAGGGCGAGTACGACGGCGTCCGGGAGATGCTCGCCGCGCTGCGGTCCGCCGGCATCCCTCTCGGCATCGTCACCGGCAAGAGCCGCGCGGCGTGGGAGGTGACCGAGGCGGCGCTCGGCCTCGGCCCGTTCGCGGCGGTGGTGACGGACGACGACGTGGCGGCGCCCAAGCCGGACCCGCAGGGCATCCTCCTCGCGCTCGGGGAGATGGGCGTCGATCCCTCGCGCGCCGTGTACGTGGGCGACGGCTTGGGCGACCTGCGCGCCGGGCGCGACGCGGGCACGCGTGTGGCCGCCGCCCTCTGGCCGAAGACGGGCGAGGGCGAAGCGGACGCGTTCGCGGAAGAGATCCGCCCGCTGGCGCCGGACTGGACCTTCGCGCGGCCGGCAGACGTCACCCGCGCCTTCGCGCCGTGGTGCTGAGCGGCGCTAAACCGCTTGGGTGACGTGAGATGCGCGGCTGGCGGAACGGATCGTGAAGAGGGGCGGGCGCCGCGCGGGCCGCGCGGCGGCGACTTACGAGAACGGATTGGAAGGCAGATGAGCGGGAAGACGGCGGACTGGAAGGACTATCCCGAGCACGACGACGGGGCGGAGCACACCGTGGTGGGCACCATGAAGCGCATGGAGGCGCTGGAGAGCCCGCAGCTGGAGAACACGCGCGACGTGCTCGTCTACCTGCCGCCGTCGTACGGCAGCGGAGAGCGGCGCTACCCCGTGATCTACATGCACGACGGGCAGAACCTCTTCGACCGCGCCACCAGCTTCGGCGAGGAGTGGGAGGTGGACCAGACGCTGGAGAAGGCCAGCGCCGACGGGCTGGAGGCCATCGTGGTCGGCATCCCCAATCTGGGCGACGAGCGGCTGAACGAATACTCGCCCTTCGTGGACGCGAAGCTCGGCGGCGGGCGCGGCGACCTGTACCTGCAGTTCATCGTGGAGACCATCAAGCCCATCATCGACCGCGACTTCCGCACGATGCCGGAGCGCGGGTGCACGGGCATCGCCGGCTCGTCGATGGGCGGGCTGATCAGCCTCTACGCCTTCTTCGAGCATCCGGACGTCTTCGGCTTCACGGGCGTGATGAGCCCCGCGCTCTGGTTCGCGGACCGCGCTGTCTTCGGCGTGGTGGAAGCCGCGCCGTACGTGCCGGGCCGCATCTACCTGGACGTGGGCACCAACGAGGGCACCGAGGAGCTGGCCGACGTGCGCCGCCTGCGCGACCTGCTCACCGAGAAGGGCTACCGCGGCGGGCGCGACTTCCTGTACGTGGTGGAGATGGGCGGCGCGCACAACGAAGCCGCGTGGGCGCGCCGCATGCGCAAGCAGCTCCAGTTCCTCCTCCACGGCCCCGCCAAGCGCAAGCGCCCCGCCAAGGCGCCGGAGCCCGCCGGGGCCTGATCGTCCGAAGCACGAAAAGCAGCACGGCCGCCTTCATCCCAGGCGGCCGTGCTGCTTTTTCCATCTCCGCCGGACGAAACGCCCGGCTACCGCATCTTCAGAGCTTGATCCCGAAGTCGGCGCGGCGGGTCCAGAAGTAGTGCAGGAAGACGGTGCACAGCGCCGCCGCGACCGAGTTGCCGATACGCCCCGCCGGCGTGGCCTCGCCGATCGCGCCGAGGACCGCGTTCAGCAGCGAGAGTGCGGCGCAGACGGCGGCGACCCACCATGCGTCCCAGCGGAACCGCGCCACGCCGCGCGAGATGAGGAACTGGACCACGGCGAGGAAGGCGGCGATGCCCACGATCACGGCGCCGCCGGGCAGCCCCTGCGGGATCCCGATCGCGATGCCGACCAGCAGGATGATCACGCTGCCGACGTAGCCGAGGGTGACGTAGATCTTTCCGGGGATCGCGTGCGCGGAGTACGGGAGGGGTGCGGCGGCGGTCGTGGCTTCGGTGGCTTCCATGTGTGCGTGGGTCCGTGATCGGGGTGGATTTGCCGTGCGGCTGCCCGGCGGGGGAAGGTCAGATCGTGTAGTACGTCGTGAAGAACAGGATGAAGCGGTACGCCTGCACCGCGCCGAGCGTGCCCAGCACCAGCAGCAGGCACTTGCCGGCCGTCGCCCCGCGGCCCTCGCCGTACACGCGGAGCAGGGCGGGGAACAGGTACAGCGCCTCGAGGGTGGCGAAGAGCAGCGTCGCGGGCTTGTCCGTCACCAGCCACCGCAGGTCCGCTCCCGCCGCCCGGCCCGCCAGCACGCCCAGGGCGATCACCAGCATCATCGTGGGGATGAGCAGCAGGAAGATCGCGAAGAAGTGCAGCGAGAACACCAGGTGCTCCACGAAGAACCGCCGCGAGCGGACGTACACGAGCTGCATCAGAAGCGCGAACAGCGGGACGAGGACGATCACCAGCGTCTTCGCCTCGTTCGCCAGCGTGCCGTTGAACAGCGCCTCGTAGCTCGCGAAGGGCATCCCCTTCGCCGCGACGGCGCGCGCCACCATCCGCCGTGCCAGCCCGCTGTACGGCAGGTAGTGCAGGTGTACGTCCAGCGGCGTGGTTAGCATGCTCACGTGCAGGTAGCCCACCAGCAGAAAGAAGAGCACGTTGCACAGCAGGAACACGCGCAGCGGCGGCAGGTATGCCCGCCGGCGGCCCGCCAGGTACTCCACCGTCAGCAGCCCCGGCCGGGTGAGCAGCGCCGCGAACGTACGCGCCGCGTTGCCGTCCAGGTCCGTCACGCCCTTCACCGCGTCCGCCAGGAACCGCCGCAGCGAGTAGTGGTGCGCGCCCAGCCGCTCCTCGCCGCACGCCTCGCAGAAGCGCCCGCCCAGCGTCGCCCCGCAGCTCGCGCAGGCTTCGCCTGCCGCGACCACGACCGCCGGCGAAGGACCTACCGCCGTCGGTCGAGCTGCAAGCGGGTCGGAGAAGGGGATGTCCATCGG
It encodes the following:
- a CDS encoding alpha/beta hydrolase-fold protein → MSGKTADWKDYPEHDDGAEHTVVGTMKRMEALESPQLENTRDVLVYLPPSYGSGERRYPVIYMHDGQNLFDRATSFGEEWEVDQTLEKASADGLEAIVVGIPNLGDERLNEYSPFVDAKLGGGRGDLYLQFIVETIKPIIDRDFRTMPERGCTGIAGSSMGGLISLYAFFEHPDVFGFTGVMSPALWFADRAVFGVVEAAPYVPGRIYLDVGTNEGTEELADVRRLRDLLTEKGYRGGRDFLYVVEMGGAHNEAAWARRMRKQLQFLLHGPAKRKRPAKAPEPAGA
- a CDS encoding YbaY family lipoprotein, whose product is MLLTVAPDDPHLHLVNEMSAPHHPDSNRAGAHHHATGRRPAGILRIVAVISVVAAAGGCALNRVRDEPGVVSGTVKVSPKMRLNPGDYVHVTLYAPAGEIAEDVVRAPRKLPVSFVLRYDPAQIDPARLYYVRAAVLDSARHLRALAIEHYPVITLGGTNEARVVAVPNAAATASGVPALFRCAGGASFRVELGWTRAYLTLGEKSLELPVAGRSHRRFADATHTLTLRGDSARLERAGQPALECAGEPMLGWSMFDRGEVDLYARSTEPGAYSADHWLMTVREGARIEFRTNGWRTRVLTSAPHRKVDRRTGRITYRAHSPAHRLIVVAEPGACADGGDTFPMRVTVLLDRRELHGCGGPSAYPQAAATPR
- a CDS encoding DUF3667 domain-containing protein, with amino-acid sequence MDIPFSDPLAARPTAVGPSPAVVVAAGEACASCGATLGGRFCEACGEERLGAHHYSLRRFLADAVKGVTDLDGNAARTFAALLTRPGLLTVEYLAGRRRAYLPPLRVFLLCNVLFFLLVGYLHVSMLTTPLDVHLHYLPYSGLARRMVARAVAAKGMPFASYEALFNGTLANEAKTLVIVLVPLFALLMQLVYVRSRRFFVEHLVFSLHFFAIFLLLIPTMMLVIALGVLAGRAAGADLRWLVTDKPATLLFATLEALYLFPALLRVYGEGRGATAGKCLLLVLGTLGAVQAYRFILFFTTYYTI
- a CDS encoding HAD-IA family hydrolase; translation: MPPSSARLPHAVLFDLDGTLVDTFRLYVECYRRALAPYLSRVPDEAEIVARRPASERRFLADWIGERYAEDCHAAMLRHYAALHASLGEGEYDGVREMLAALRSAGIPLGIVTGKSRAAWEVTEAALGLGPFAAVVTDDDVAAPKPDPQGILLALGEMGVDPSRAVYVGDGLGDLRAGRDAGTRVAAALWPKTGEGEADAFAEEIRPLAPDWTFARPADVTRAFAPWC